In Candidatus Defluviilinea proxima, a single genomic region encodes these proteins:
- a CDS encoding peptidoglycan DD-metalloendopeptidase family protein produces MTRSIKNFFTAILLCGILLSARGASAERDVAPAQVVTPFLYPPYPGSASQESIFDHSTPNYTYDNKVIAYSGDVANKNCPSPQPSGTRPPQSGVCNAGSGGYWSYSLGDWVYYDGHDGVDYGISYRPIYAAADADQVVYAGWWDPQNHKTNLGIYVRLHHSNGYNTYYGHMSSVAVQACSSPGCTFVPHGEMLGISGTTGNSSGPHLHLLVRDVNNKSVDPYGWKGSGSSPWVPQQKESLWVAYPSLAYYGAAIYPSGQELAYPARPSGGIIIDDGSLEFDETPDSCWIQTSAGSAQNGSMSYSKPRTSAATCSAQWAFPQGSRDGVYSVYIRIPAIKATSQGALYTISHAGKNDQVVINQSVFPNIYYVTDGWVYVGKYNFTGAGGEYIEISNRTQDESASIANLEVGADAVRFILQGDATPTPPAPVTVTPTFTPTLTKTPTKTFTPTVTRTPSSTPTSTVTRTPTKTPTPTVTRTPTKTPTPTFTRTPTKTPTATFTRTPTRTATSSRTPTNTRTPTATRTATNTRTPTKTPTPTKTRTPTRTATPSRTPTATRTPTVTRTPTNTRTPTVTRTPTPTRTSTFTRTPTRTPTPTQTRRPTATPLYVKVNVYFVGNYAYTNNIPPFERTGVRWARTSNVIGSVLDEYFKGPGATEKYTYGWINLKNGFTGYSKFEVIDSVAHLYLKGTCNRAGATYTVADLLTYNLKQFSEIKFVKIYDENGSTQNPDGLSDSIPACLQP; encoded by the coding sequence GTGACCCGTTCCATCAAAAACTTCTTCACAGCCATCCTCCTTTGCGGAATCCTGCTCAGTGCGCGCGGCGCCTCTGCGGAACGTGACGTTGCGCCTGCACAGGTGGTCACGCCATTTTTATATCCGCCTTACCCGGGCTCGGCTTCACAAGAATCCATCTTCGATCATTCCACTCCCAACTATACCTACGATAACAAAGTCATTGCATACTCTGGTGATGTAGCCAACAAGAATTGTCCATCCCCTCAACCTTCCGGCACTCGTCCACCGCAAAGCGGGGTTTGTAATGCGGGCAGTGGCGGGTACTGGTCGTACAGTCTCGGCGATTGGGTTTATTACGATGGGCACGATGGCGTGGACTATGGCATTTCCTATCGTCCTATTTATGCCGCCGCGGATGCCGATCAGGTTGTTTACGCCGGTTGGTGGGACCCGCAAAATCACAAGACCAACCTCGGCATTTATGTTCGCTTGCATCACTCGAATGGTTACAACACCTACTATGGACACATGAGCTCTGTCGCTGTGCAGGCATGTTCTTCGCCGGGTTGTACGTTCGTTCCGCATGGTGAAATGTTGGGTATTAGCGGCACCACAGGTAACTCATCCGGTCCGCATTTGCATTTGCTTGTGCGCGATGTCAACAACAAATCGGTTGATCCTTATGGTTGGAAGGGGAGCGGATCAAGCCCGTGGGTGCCGCAACAAAAAGAATCCTTATGGGTGGCGTATCCGTCACTTGCATATTATGGTGCGGCCATTTATCCATCAGGCCAGGAATTGGCCTATCCAGCCAGACCCAGTGGCGGCATCATCATCGATGATGGCTCGCTGGAATTCGATGAAACTCCCGATAGTTGTTGGATTCAAACTTCTGCGGGGAGCGCACAGAATGGAAGCATGAGTTATTCCAAGCCGCGCACCTCTGCGGCAACCTGTTCTGCGCAATGGGCATTCCCGCAAGGCTCGCGAGACGGTGTCTATTCAGTTTATATTCGCATCCCTGCCATCAAAGCCACAAGTCAGGGCGCCCTGTATACCATCAGCCATGCAGGCAAAAACGACCAGGTTGTTATCAATCAATCGGTATTTCCGAACATTTACTACGTCACCGATGGATGGGTCTACGTTGGTAAATACAACTTCACAGGTGCAGGAGGCGAATACATTGAGATCTCAAATCGGACTCAGGATGAATCCGCCAGCATCGCCAATTTGGAAGTTGGTGCCGACGCTGTTCGTTTCATCCTCCAGGGAGACGCGACTCCGACTCCGCCCGCGCCTGTCACTGTCACCCCAACTTTTACGCCAACACTGACAAAGACTCCTACGAAAACCTTTACACCGACTGTCACTCGTACGCCGTCCAGCACTCCCACCTCGACAGTGACACGAACGCCGACGAAGACGCCCACGCCTACGGTCACGCGGACACCGACCAAGACACCAACGCCAACGTTCACACGCACACCGACCAAAACCCCGACTGCAACCTTTACACGTACGCCAACACGTACTGCTACATCTTCACGCACGCCTACTAATACGCGTACACCCACTGCAACACGTACTGCGACCAATACCCGTACGCCAACGAAAACTCCAACGCCGACCAAAACTCGAACCCCAACTCGGACAGCTACTCCTTCACGTACCCCTACTGCCACGCGTACGCCAACTGTAACACGCACACCGACAAATACGCGTACGCCTACCGTGACCCGCACACCGACGCCTACTCGTACATCGACATTCACTCGCACGCCCACACGCACACCAACGCCTACACAAACTCGGCGGCCAACCGCTACGCCGTTGTATGTCAAAGTCAATGTGTACTTTGTGGGTAACTATGCTTACACCAACAACATCCCTCCCTTCGAGCGGACCGGAGTCCGTTGGGCGCGGACGAGCAATGTCATTGGTTCAGTACTGGATGAATATTTCAAAGGCCCCGGTGCAACCGAAAAATATACCTACGGCTGGATCAACCTAAAGAATGGCTTCACAGGCTACAGCAAGTTTGAAGTCATTGATAGCGTTGCCCACCTCTACCTCAAAGGGACATGTAACCGCGCTGGTGCCACCTACACCGTCGCTGACTTACTCACCTACAATCTCAAGCAGTTCTCTGAGATCAAGTTTGTGAAAATTTACGATGAAAATGGGTCAACACAAAATCCAGACGGATTGAGTGATTCCATCCCTGCGTGTTTGCAACCGTAA
- a CDS encoding exo-alpha-sialidase yields MSKKVLVFVGTSKGGFIFESNEKRKKWQRSDIQFKSWNVMHIQMDPRDQRLHAATSHFVYGPTTHYSDDFGKTWTQAKQVPLLTRSSNSGRPASTVDEAFRSEGGESIADKPEKMIKVWNIQPGRENEPNVLYAGAQPASFFVSKDRGETWTLNESLFDHPQRGQWNPGAGGLTLHTILLDPTNLNRMYIAVSAAGCYRTDDGGKTWAPYNKNVRADFSPIKFPEFGQCVHKMDMHPSNPNVIYQQNHCGVYRSDNAGEDWIDIGEGKLPARFGFPIAVHPTDPKTIYIALEESDEYRMSVDGKFSVWRSRDAGDSWERMTKGLPEKAHLVVLREAMATDTFEDAGIYVGTNTGQLFYSRDSGDSWELLADYLPPIQSVEAAVI; encoded by the coding sequence ATGAGCAAAAAAGTTTTGGTCTTCGTCGGAACAAGCAAGGGCGGCTTTATCTTCGAAAGCAACGAGAAACGCAAGAAGTGGCAAAGAAGCGATATTCAATTTAAAAGTTGGAACGTGATGCACATCCAAATGGACCCGCGTGACCAGCGCTTGCATGCGGCAACGAGTCACTTTGTGTATGGTCCTACCACCCACTATTCAGATGACTTTGGCAAAACGTGGACTCAAGCCAAACAGGTGCCTCTCCTTACGCGCTCGTCAAATTCTGGCAGACCCGCCAGCACTGTGGACGAAGCCTTCCGCTCCGAAGGCGGTGAGAGCATCGCAGACAAGCCTGAAAAAATGATCAAGGTGTGGAACATTCAGCCCGGACGCGAAAATGAACCGAATGTTTTATATGCTGGTGCACAACCTGCGTCCTTCTTCGTCTCCAAAGACCGCGGCGAAACATGGACTTTGAACGAGAGTCTGTTCGACCACCCTCAACGCGGACAATGGAATCCCGGCGCAGGCGGCTTGACCTTGCACACCATTTTATTGGACCCCACAAATCTAAACCGAATGTATATTGCCGTCTCTGCCGCAGGTTGCTATCGTACTGATGATGGTGGAAAAACATGGGCACCTTATAACAAGAATGTGCGTGCCGATTTTTCGCCGATCAAGTTTCCTGAGTTCGGTCAATGCGTGCATAAAATGGACATGCACCCATCCAACCCCAATGTGATCTATCAACAGAATCATTGTGGTGTCTATCGCAGTGACAACGCAGGTGAAGACTGGATCGATATTGGTGAAGGGAAATTACCGGCTCGATTTGGCTTTCCCATAGCAGTACATCCCACTGACCCGAAAACAATTTACATTGCGCTTGAAGAAAGCGATGAATACCGCATGAGCGTGGACGGGAAATTTTCTGTGTGGCGTAGTCGAGATGCAGGTGATTCGTGGGAACGCATGACAAAAGGCTTACCGGAGAAAGCCCATCTGGTTGTTCTGCGCGAAGCCATGGCAACCGACACATTCGAAGATGCCGGGATATATGTTGGCACAAATACCGGACAATTGTTTTACTCGCGGGATTCAGGAGACAGTTGGGAGTTGTTGGCAGATTACTTGCCACCGATCCAATCGGTAGAAGCGGCTGTCATTTAA